In Drosophila simulans strain w501 chromosome 3R, Prin_Dsim_3.1, whole genome shotgun sequence, a single window of DNA contains:
- the LOC6726861 gene encoding A-kinase anchor protein 17A isoform X1, with the protein MTHIQTIENVADCIPFYLPHSLYLKPLAKMQISVSLPTIKSGKSVSNLEIMDKLGAELKPDKFILLKVSKSTVNTIRLEAELDERKRLRAAVQRLDGISLRISGFSESFRVRCTESKDDFPTRHDWDSYFRDAKNMDEMKAGERPDTIHISHLPIRWFCPRHSEHEEHVKPSENIFKRIFEKFGRVRVVDIPICDPYRKSMQADINGMRTFSFEQDVLFEGYVQFEEYSSFVRAMDEFRGNKLVRKFVDKTQAINICVSFDKQKHLSDSHIQRRERMRKKCIAKAQAEDEEREKLKKQQEEELDRERQKQEELKKAEAEKQREREERRKEKHMKKIQERGQVEISQKIRIEERKLMIAQRKLESIRTLEKLFERIQLKQRDKNRRAKQDDDKDIQRGRLVEKYKAATEKLVCDQRKIVQEIKSNTPLLGLLKSKSKKSAAPADASSEDEAAGSKRHKLGNGVTESGAPGDVNSALNPLNAVAAMAAGAVPGPGGYNAKVASEWMQSLSMFGYGLPGVFPGALYRPPAPFPVSSNYRGFAPRPRGRGRGRGIGIRGSRSGYDSYYNSKHDRYDDENENGYYHKSSRGRNRSRSSSSYSRSRSRSRGRRIVCRSRRSKSRSRSHYRKSSYSSRSRRSHSRSSRSRSKTPAQRKNRKLASTRRSRSSSYSRSRSRSHSRRQSSSRRDHRSRHRSSRSNSRSRSHTPKEVILEADKLVASAEKIQRTIEQHTKDRMREEEREIKEKFRHPRTNSHSSNHMDAEPQGEASERRGSISSRSSRRNSLAA; encoded by the exons ATGACCCACATCCAGACTATAGAAAATGTGGCAGACTGCATTCCTTTTTACTTGCCGCACAGCTTGTACCTCAAGccgctggccaaaatgcaaatctCCGTGTCGCTGCCGACAATCAAGTCCGGCAAATCCGTATCTAACCTGGAGATAATGGACAAACTGGGCGCCGAGCTTAAGCCGGACAAGTTTATCCTGCTCAAA GTCTCCAAAAGCACTGTAAACACCATCCGATTGGAAGCTGAGCTGGACGAGCGAAAACGCCTTAGGGCGGCCGTCCAACGTTTAGACGGCATTTCGCTACGCATCTCCGGCTTTAGTGAGTCCTTCCGAGTACGTTGTACAGAGTCTAAGGATGACTTTCCAACGCGACACGACTGGGACTCATACTTCCGGGATGCCAAAAACATGGATGAAATGAAGGCCGGCGAACGGCCGGACACCATTCACATCAGCCATCTGCCCATACGTTGGTTCTGTCCGCGGCACTCGGAGCATGAGGAGCACGTCAAGCCCAGCGAGAACATCTTTAAGCGAATCTTTGAAAAGTTCGGACGCGTCCGGGTGGTGGACATACCTATCTGTGATCCGTACCGAAAGAGCATGCAGGCGGACATTAACGGCATGCGGACGTTTAGCTTCGAGCAGGATGTTCTATTCGAAGG ATATGTTCAGTTCGAGGAGTACTCCAGCTTCGTCCGAGCCATGGACGAGTTCAGGGGCAATAAGTTGGTCCGAAAGTTTGTGGACAAGACTCAAGCCATCAACATTTGTGTGAGCTTCGACAAACAGAAGCATCTCAGCGACTCGCACATACAGCGCCGAGAACGGATGCGGAAAAAGTGCATCGCGAAAGCCCAggccgaggacgaggagcgggaaaaactaaaaaagcaGCAGGAAGAGGAATTGGATCGCGAAAG GCAAAAGCAAGAAGAGTTAAAaaaagcggaagcggaaaagCAGCGTGAACGCGAAGAAAGGCGCAAAGAAAAGCACATGAAAAAGATCCAGGAGCGCGGCCAAGTGGAGATCTCGCAAAAGATTCGCATCGAGGAGCGCAAGCTGATGATAGCGCAGCGCAAGCTGGAGAGCATACGAACTCTGGAAAAACTATTTGAGCGGATACAG CTGAAACAAAGGGACAAAAACCGGCGAGCCAAACAAGATGATGACAAGGATATTCAACGTGGTCGTCTGGTCGAAAAGTACAAGGCTGCCACTGAGAAACTTGTTTGTGATCAGCGTAAAATCGTACaggaaattaaaagcaatacTCCTCTTCTGGGCCTGCTGAAGAGTAAGAGCAAGAAGAGCGCTGCGCCCGCAGACGCCAGCAGCGAAGACGAAGCGGCGGGCAGTAAGCGGCATAAACTGGGCAACGGCGTAACAGAATCTGGGGCACCAGGCGACGTCAACTCTGCTCTGAACCCTTTGAATGCGGTGGCCGCAATGGCCGCTGGCGCTGTTCCGGGACCAGGAGGTTACAACGCTAAGGTTGCCAGCGAATGGATGCAGTCTCTCTCGATGTTCGGATACGGCCTGCCAGGAGTGTTTCCCGGAGCGCTTTATCGGCCACCTGCCCCGTTTCCAGTCTCAAGCAATTATCGTGGCTTTGCTCCGCGACCTCGCGGTCGTGGAAGAGGTCGTGGCATCGGGATAAGAGGCAGTCGCTCCGGATATGACTCGTATTACAACTCGAAGCACGATCGCTACGACGACGAGAACGAGAATGGCTATTACCACAAGTCTTCGCGGGGGAG AAATAGGTCGCGTTCCTCATCTTCGTATTCAAGGAGTCGAAGCCGCTCCCGGGGACGCCG aatTGTTTGTCGTTCCAGGCGCTCGAAGTCACGCAGTCGCTCCCACTACCGAAAGTCATCTTACTCATCGAGATCCAG GCGCAGCCACAGCAGATCCTCCCGCAGCCGCAGCAAAACGCCAGCACAGCGCAAGAATCGAAAGCTGGCGTCCACGCGCCGATCTCGTTCTAGCAGTTATTCCCGGTCGCGATCACGCTCGCACTCCCGCAGGCAATCTAGCTCCCGCCGGGATCACCGGAGCCGACATCGCAGCAGTCGCAGTAACAGCAGAAGCCGCAGCCATACGCCGAAAGAAGTCATCCTGGAGGCCGACAAGCTGGTGGCCTCTGCCGAGAAAATACAGCGCACCATCGAACAGCACACCAAGGATCGAATGCGCGAGGAGGAGCGTGAGATCAAGGAGAAGTTCAGACACCCACGTACcaacagccacagcagcaaccacatGGACGCCGAGCCGCAAGGGGAGGCCAGCGAAAGACGTGGCAGCATCAGTAGCCGCAGCAGTCGTCGCAACTCACTGGCTGCCTGA
- the LOC6726861 gene encoding A-kinase anchor protein 17A isoform X2: MTHIQTIENVADCIPFYLPHSLYLKPLAKMQISVSLPTIKSGKSVSNLEIMDKLGAELKPDKFILLKVSKSTVNTIRLEAELDERKRLRAAVQRLDGISLRISGFSESFRVRCTESKDDFPTRHDWDSYFRDAKNMDEMKAGERPDTIHISHLPIRWFCPRHSEHEEHVKPSENIFKRIFEKFGRVRVVDIPICDPYRKSMQADINGMRTFSFEQDVLFEGYVQFEEYSSFVRAMDEFRGNKLVRKFVDKTQAINICVSFDKQKHLSDSHIQRRERMRKKCIAKAQAEDEEREKLKKQQEEELDRERQKQEELKKAEAEKQREREERRKEKHMKKIQERGQVEISQKIRIEERKLMIAQRKLESIRTLEKLFERIQLKQRDKNRRAKQDDDKDIQRGRLVEKYKAATEKLVCDQRKIVQEIKSNTPLLGLLKSKSKKSAAPADASSEDEAAGSKRHKLGNGVTESGAPGDVNSALNPLNAVAAMAAGAVPGPGGYNAKVASEWMQSLSMFGYGLPGVFPGALYRPPAPFPVSSNYRGFAPRPRGRGRGRGIGIRGSRSGYDSYYNSKHDRYDDENENGYYHKSSRGRNRSRSSSSYSRSRSRSRGRRRSKSRSRSHYRKSSYSSRSRRSHSRSSRSRSKTPAQRKNRKLASTRRSRSSSYSRSRSRSHSRRQSSSRRDHRSRHRSSRSNSRSRSHTPKEVILEADKLVASAEKIQRTIEQHTKDRMREEEREIKEKFRHPRTNSHSSNHMDAEPQGEASERRGSISSRSSRRNSLAA, from the exons ATGACCCACATCCAGACTATAGAAAATGTGGCAGACTGCATTCCTTTTTACTTGCCGCACAGCTTGTACCTCAAGccgctggccaaaatgcaaatctCCGTGTCGCTGCCGACAATCAAGTCCGGCAAATCCGTATCTAACCTGGAGATAATGGACAAACTGGGCGCCGAGCTTAAGCCGGACAAGTTTATCCTGCTCAAA GTCTCCAAAAGCACTGTAAACACCATCCGATTGGAAGCTGAGCTGGACGAGCGAAAACGCCTTAGGGCGGCCGTCCAACGTTTAGACGGCATTTCGCTACGCATCTCCGGCTTTAGTGAGTCCTTCCGAGTACGTTGTACAGAGTCTAAGGATGACTTTCCAACGCGACACGACTGGGACTCATACTTCCGGGATGCCAAAAACATGGATGAAATGAAGGCCGGCGAACGGCCGGACACCATTCACATCAGCCATCTGCCCATACGTTGGTTCTGTCCGCGGCACTCGGAGCATGAGGAGCACGTCAAGCCCAGCGAGAACATCTTTAAGCGAATCTTTGAAAAGTTCGGACGCGTCCGGGTGGTGGACATACCTATCTGTGATCCGTACCGAAAGAGCATGCAGGCGGACATTAACGGCATGCGGACGTTTAGCTTCGAGCAGGATGTTCTATTCGAAGG ATATGTTCAGTTCGAGGAGTACTCCAGCTTCGTCCGAGCCATGGACGAGTTCAGGGGCAATAAGTTGGTCCGAAAGTTTGTGGACAAGACTCAAGCCATCAACATTTGTGTGAGCTTCGACAAACAGAAGCATCTCAGCGACTCGCACATACAGCGCCGAGAACGGATGCGGAAAAAGTGCATCGCGAAAGCCCAggccgaggacgaggagcgggaaaaactaaaaaagcaGCAGGAAGAGGAATTGGATCGCGAAAG GCAAAAGCAAGAAGAGTTAAAaaaagcggaagcggaaaagCAGCGTGAACGCGAAGAAAGGCGCAAAGAAAAGCACATGAAAAAGATCCAGGAGCGCGGCCAAGTGGAGATCTCGCAAAAGATTCGCATCGAGGAGCGCAAGCTGATGATAGCGCAGCGCAAGCTGGAGAGCATACGAACTCTGGAAAAACTATTTGAGCGGATACAG CTGAAACAAAGGGACAAAAACCGGCGAGCCAAACAAGATGATGACAAGGATATTCAACGTGGTCGTCTGGTCGAAAAGTACAAGGCTGCCACTGAGAAACTTGTTTGTGATCAGCGTAAAATCGTACaggaaattaaaagcaatacTCCTCTTCTGGGCCTGCTGAAGAGTAAGAGCAAGAAGAGCGCTGCGCCCGCAGACGCCAGCAGCGAAGACGAAGCGGCGGGCAGTAAGCGGCATAAACTGGGCAACGGCGTAACAGAATCTGGGGCACCAGGCGACGTCAACTCTGCTCTGAACCCTTTGAATGCGGTGGCCGCAATGGCCGCTGGCGCTGTTCCGGGACCAGGAGGTTACAACGCTAAGGTTGCCAGCGAATGGATGCAGTCTCTCTCGATGTTCGGATACGGCCTGCCAGGAGTGTTTCCCGGAGCGCTTTATCGGCCACCTGCCCCGTTTCCAGTCTCAAGCAATTATCGTGGCTTTGCTCCGCGACCTCGCGGTCGTGGAAGAGGTCGTGGCATCGGGATAAGAGGCAGTCGCTCCGGATATGACTCGTATTACAACTCGAAGCACGATCGCTACGACGACGAGAACGAGAATGGCTATTACCACAAGTCTTCGCGGGGGAG AAATAGGTCGCGTTCCTCATCTTCGTATTCAAGGAGTCGAAGCCGCTCCCGGGGACGCCG GCGCTCGAAGTCACGCAGTCGCTCCCACTACCGAAAGTCATCTTACTCATCGAGATCCAG GCGCAGCCACAGCAGATCCTCCCGCAGCCGCAGCAAAACGCCAGCACAGCGCAAGAATCGAAAGCTGGCGTCCACGCGCCGATCTCGTTCTAGCAGTTATTCCCGGTCGCGATCACGCTCGCACTCCCGCAGGCAATCTAGCTCCCGCCGGGATCACCGGAGCCGACATCGCAGCAGTCGCAGTAACAGCAGAAGCCGCAGCCATACGCCGAAAGAAGTCATCCTGGAGGCCGACAAGCTGGTGGCCTCTGCCGAGAAAATACAGCGCACCATCGAACAGCACACCAAGGATCGAATGCGCGAGGAGGAGCGTGAGATCAAGGAGAAGTTCAGACACCCACGTACcaacagccacagcagcaaccacatGGACGCCGAGCCGCAAGGGGAGGCCAGCGAAAGACGTGGCAGCATCAGTAGCCGCAGCAGTCGTCGCAACTCACTGGCTGCCTGA
- the LOC6726861 gene encoding A-kinase anchor protein 17A isoform X3, with amino-acid sequence MTHIQTIENVADCIPFYLPHSLYLKPLAKMQISVSLPTIKSGKSVSNLEIMDKLGAELKPDKFILLKVSKSTVNTIRLEAELDERKRLRAAVQRLDGISLRISGFSESFRVRCTESKDDFPTRHDWDSYFRDAKNMDEMKAGERPDTIHISHLPIRWFCPRHSEHEEHVKPSENIFKRIFEKFGRVRVVDIPICDPYRKSMQADINGMRTFSFEQDVLFEGYVQFEEYSSFVRAMDEFRGNKLVRKFVDKTQAINICVSFDKQKHLSDSHIQRRERMRKKCIAKAQAEDEEREKLKKQQEEELDRERRTVNKYLLCITNI; translated from the exons ATGACCCACATCCAGACTATAGAAAATGTGGCAGACTGCATTCCTTTTTACTTGCCGCACAGCTTGTACCTCAAGccgctggccaaaatgcaaatctCCGTGTCGCTGCCGACAATCAAGTCCGGCAAATCCGTATCTAACCTGGAGATAATGGACAAACTGGGCGCCGAGCTTAAGCCGGACAAGTTTATCCTGCTCAAA GTCTCCAAAAGCACTGTAAACACCATCCGATTGGAAGCTGAGCTGGACGAGCGAAAACGCCTTAGGGCGGCCGTCCAACGTTTAGACGGCATTTCGCTACGCATCTCCGGCTTTAGTGAGTCCTTCCGAGTACGTTGTACAGAGTCTAAGGATGACTTTCCAACGCGACACGACTGGGACTCATACTTCCGGGATGCCAAAAACATGGATGAAATGAAGGCCGGCGAACGGCCGGACACCATTCACATCAGCCATCTGCCCATACGTTGGTTCTGTCCGCGGCACTCGGAGCATGAGGAGCACGTCAAGCCCAGCGAGAACATCTTTAAGCGAATCTTTGAAAAGTTCGGACGCGTCCGGGTGGTGGACATACCTATCTGTGATCCGTACCGAAAGAGCATGCAGGCGGACATTAACGGCATGCGGACGTTTAGCTTCGAGCAGGATGTTCTATTCGAAGG ATATGTTCAGTTCGAGGAGTACTCCAGCTTCGTCCGAGCCATGGACGAGTTCAGGGGCAATAAGTTGGTCCGAAAGTTTGTGGACAAGACTCAAGCCATCAACATTTGTGTGAGCTTCGACAAACAGAAGCATCTCAGCGACTCGCACATACAGCGCCGAGAACGGATGCGGAAAAAGTGCATCGCGAAAGCCCAggccgaggacgaggagcgggaaaaactaaaaaagcaGCAGGAAGAGGAATTGGATCGCGAAAG ACGAACagttaacaaatatttattatgcataacaaatatataa
- the LOC6726862 gene encoding RB1-inducible coiled-coil protein 1, with product MMLYVFHVDVGRMLSFDMNVALQPVEHLKETIQKLHNIPAANIVLLVSGGEMLTHSTQVSCYSAGTDTNPIYMFLTGDERLPPTIYNSDADNELRRQVEESHRLPPALETVRQRAQLAQHMRELARKEEDQCERLVHEQHLQQQGWSAVVANMEDLTNEFCDRFQNFCSFFDRHLQKRESFLELLRNFPDDLKQLGRIPILPDLMSLAEADFHGFDELLDNDDVFTAQQQPAPQQQALTESSQADSPNKKLKMGDEVETESGEQPERGVQTLTSSSSLARRPNLNLLQWISSKGNHRALQLMSDECIQGLDVFSVEIYEKLKEEVNQIIKMANQADVKEIKGLGDRLCKLEEFKFRIKKMVQEQKEQALALQQNEARAQNLRDNSVLPDLCLSHRSQLQVMLDNHTKIREYCRCIANSKDELGWNLHTRLRRIVWIENGMSDFDNRLLFNHRCLRRAERHICIIEQIHRAPSTYVSAVAEVVRRKIFSDEFRQWATRLSADFDRIHSEELRRRREFNASFEGHFLNILFPGMGDMPPAFANEHPLSFDTRLPSLSRSDMELLSSQLPELAGQLQLPDMKPVIDFFALRSDKNVEQDQEQERDTPLMAPRLAELQAQAAASDCETDTETEFEKLSTTSKCVATSTSTSLVEQVAQSTATEDLLMLSAGTLTEENAGSFQKMRSDMENMSKLARACLAEARSNVGVFRSDVANYQDELQSELHLLRDKCNVLKMLCEEREHKSQEKLDEMRLKLQLAEQEKQAAVAQAREQLIHEHKTELESLRCRFKLMTSMERSPSDSSLEKIERPTSSASVVSASAGVDIDHLLAQQRQELLAQRERAISEAVDSERSLWQSRLLPLNSESVMANVGILKDMLADKERQLDQLREQNKILTQETYQLKTRLEMITNEDGNSWLKEKIDYLNKDKCRLEEELSQEKSRRQEMESSVAAMRSSAYDLNVGGPLTRSKSGVSSSHRSIALEGCARGDLVFVVWSMRHAQFMVVQDSLTLYFVHADSLASLQLTAPTSPTPSLDPSQTAVDLNQIPLPYYAIGRVIDKEYCQARKDDNRYRVSRGSKFYRIKLAPLPSRNASRRERLESSSSTAAVVASPRDVIDAPSSSSSVYQSFKQRTVSITSVNEEDDESASLLSERCRYISVSEEDELHAAGGSVPAVTAAVATATSTAASSATPITTAAAVAGGPTSTAPTAATQAQSVITEQPTASSKLKLDLLLASADIITQPLTQQPHQQRQELEQPAEAESAAPVAETSPNQTIQAENPEPEPETITIYVPPNPPAVLTATPSTSASILASISAEPIISTASMLPMSIGTAAISEDSDEYRSLEGKDDGDGDADADDFPISE from the exons ATGATGCTGTACGTGTTCCACGTGGACGTTGGCCGCATGCTAAGCTTTGACATGAACGTTGCACTGCAGCCAGTGGAGCATCTAAAGGAGACGATCCAGAAGCTGCACAACATCCCAGCCGCCAATATTGTTCTGCTAGTGAGCGGAGGCGAAATGCTAACGCACTCCACCCAAGTGTCGTGCTACTCAGCTGGCACCGACACCAATCCCATCTATATGTTTCTAACGGGGGACGAGCGCCTACCGCCCACGATATACAACTCGGACGCCGACAACGAGCTCCGTCGTCAGGTAGAGGAAAGTCACCGGTTACCTCCGGCCCTGGAGACAGTGCGTCAGCGGGCACAGCTGGCTCAACACATGCGAGAGTTGGCCAGAAAGGAGGAGGATCAGTGCGAGCGACTGGTTCACGAGCAACACCTTCAACAGCAGGGCTGGTCGGCTGTGGTGGCCAATATGGAGGATCTGACGAACGAGTTTTGCGACCGCTTCCAGAATTTCTGCTCCTTCTTTGACCGGCATCTCCAGAAACGAGAGAGCTTTCTGGAGCTGCTGCGCAACTTTCCCGATGATCTCAAGCAGCTGGGCAGGATTCCCATACTCCCGGATCTAATGTCTCTTGCCGAGGCCGATTTCCATGGCTTTGACGAACTGTTGGATAACGACGACGTGTTTACTGCCCAGCAACAGCCagcgccgcagcagcaggctcTAACTGAATCCTCGCAAGCAGACTCCCCCAATAAGAAGCTCAAAATGGGCGACGAGGTGGAAACGGAATCTGGTGAGCAGCCGGAGCGCGGTGTTCAGACCTTGACGAGCAGCAGTTCGCTTGCCCGTCGCCCAAACTTGAACCTGCTGCAGTGGATCAGTTCCAAGGGTAACCACAGGGCTCTGCAGCTCATGTCAGATGAGTGCATCCAGGGACTGGACGTCTTCAGTGTGGAAATTTACGAGAAGCTGAAAGAGGAAGTCAATCAGATCATTAAGATGGCCAACCAGGCCGATGTTAAGGAGATCAAGGGCCTCGGCGATCGTCTCTGCAAGCTGGAGGAGTTTAAGTTCCGTATCAAGAAGATGGTGcaggagcaaaaggagcagGCACTAGCCCTCCAGCAGAATGAGGCGCGTGCGCAGAATCTGCGCGACAACTCCGTCCTCCCGGATCTTTGCCTCTCGCATCGCTCCCAGCTACAGGTAATGCTGGATAATCACACTAAGATACGCGAGTACTGCCGCTGCATAGCCAACTCCAAGGACGAGCTGGGCTGGAATCTGCACACGCGTCTGCGACGGATCGTGTGGATTGAGAATGGGATGAGTGATTTCGACAACAGATTGCTGTTTAATCATCGCTGCTTGCGGCGTGCCGAACGCCACATTTGCATAATCGAGCAGATCCACCGGGCGCCGAGCACTTATGTTTCGGCCGTGGCGGAGGTGGTGCGTCGGAAGATCTTTTCGGATGAGTTCCGGCAGTGGGCCACTCGCCTTTCTGCGGACTTCGATCGCATTCACAGCGAGGAGTTGCGCCGGCGGAGGGAGTTCAATGCGAGCTTCGAAGGCCATTTTCTCAATATTCTGTTTCCTGGCATGGGTGACATGCCCCCAGCTTTTGCAAATGAGCACCCCTTGAGCTTTGACACACGTCTCCCTTCTTTAAGCCGATCGGACATGGAGCTGCTCTCCTCGCAGTTGCCAGAACTGGCCGGACAGCTGCAGTTGCCCGACATGAAGCCTGTGATAGACTTTTTCGCCCTGCGGTCGGATAAGAATGTGGAGCAAGACCAAGAGCAGGAAAGGGATACCCCACTAATGGCTCCACGTTTGGCCGAGCTCCAGGCGCAGGCAGCTGCCTCTGACTGCGAAACCGATACGGAAACAGAATTCGAGAAGCTCAGTACCACCTCCAAGTGTGTTGCGACATCAACCTCGACCAGTTTGGTGGAGCAAGTGGCACAGAGTACTGCTACCGAGGATCTGCTGATGCTAAGTGCTGGCACCCTGACCGAAGAGAATGCAGGCAGTTTTCAGAAGATGCGTAGCGACATGGAAAATATGTCCAAGTTGGCCCGAGCGTGCCTCGCCGAAGCTCGTTCCAATGTGGGCGTCTTTCGCAGTGACGTCGCCAACTACCAGGATGAACTCCAGTCCGAGTTGCATCTTCTGCGAGATAAATGCAATGTGCTGAAAATGCTGTGTGAGGAACGCGAGCATAAGTCGCAAGAAAAGCTGGATGAGATGCGCTTGAAACTGCAACTGGCGGAGCAGGAGAAGCAGGCTGCGGTGGCCCAGGCGCGGGAGCAGCTGATCCACGAGCACAAAACGGAGCTGGAGTCCCTTCGTTGCCGGTTTAAACTGATGACCTCTATGGAGCGCTCGCCATCGGACAGCAGCCTTGAGAAAATAGAGCGACCGACAAGCAGTGCCAGCGTGGTCAGCGCCAGCGCTGGTGTGGATATCGACCATCTGCTGGCCCAGCAGCGCCAGGAGCTGCTGGCCCAAAGGGAGCGTGCCATTAGCGAAGCCGTTGATTCGGAACGATCGCTATGGCAATCACGTCTCCTGCCCCTGAACTCTGAATCTGTGATGGCCAACGTGGGCATATTAAAGGACATGTTGGCCGACAAGGAACGGCAGCTAGATCAGCTGCGGGAGCAGAATAAGATTCTCACCCAAGAGACGTACCAGCTGAAGACCCGACTGGAGATGATCACCAACGAGGATGGCAACAGCTGGCTCAAGGAGAAGATCGACTATCTTAACAAGGACAAGTGCCGGCTGGAAGAGGAGCTCAGTCAGGAGAAGAGCCGGCGCCAAGAGATGGAGTCCAGTGTGGCCGCCATGAGAAG CTCTGCCTACGATCTGAATGTTGGTGGCCCCTTGACCCGATCGAAGTCTGGCGTAAGTTCCAGTCACCGATCTATCGCCTTGGAAGGATGTGCTCGAGGCGATCTTGTCTTCGTCGTTTGGAGCATGCGCCACGCGCAATTTATGGTCGTCCAGGACTCGCTCACCTTGTACTTTGTCCATGCCGACAGTTTGGCTAGCCTCCAGTTGACAGCTCCGACCTCACCCACACCGTCATTGGATCCCTCGCAGACAGCTGTGGATCTCAACCAGATCCCTCTGCCCTACTACGCCATTGGTCGGGTCATCGACAAGGAGTACTGCCAGGCGCGAAAG GACGACAATCGATATCGCGTCAGTAGGGGCTCCAAGTTCTATCGCATCAAGCTGGCCCCTTTGCCCTCTCGAAACGCTTCGCGGCGTGAGCGTTTAGAGT CCAGCTCATCCACTGCCGCAGTCGTGGCTTCGCCCAGAGATGTCATCGATGCTCCCAGTAGTAGCTCTAGCGTCTATCAGAGCTTCAAGCAGCGCACGGTGAGCATTACGAGCGTAAATGAGGAGGATGACGAGTCGGCTTCGCTGCTTAGCGAGCGTTGTCGCTACATAAGCGTCAGCGAGGAGGATGAGTTGCATGCTGCTGGTGGCTCAGTGCCGGCAGTaacagctgctgttgcaacaGCCACATCGACAGCAGCATCATCTGCAACACCAATTACAACTGCTGCAGCGGTGGCAGGAGGTCCGACATCAACTGCACCGACGGCAGCAACTCAAGCACAGTCTGTGATAACAGAGCAGCCAACGGCATCAAGTAAACTTAAATTGGATCTACTGTTGGCCTCTGCTGATATAATAACACAACCCCTAACACAACAACCGCACCAACAGCGACAGGAACTTGAACAGCCAGCTGAGGCGGAGAGTGCAGCGCCTGTGGCTGAAACAAGTCCAAATCAAACAATCCAAGCGGAGAATCCGgaaccggaaccggaaaccATCACCATCTATGTGCCCCCCAATCCCCCAGCAGTATTAACTGCAACACCCTCTACAAGTGCTAGCATCCTGGCCAGCATCAGTGCGGAGCCTATCATCAGCACAGCCTCCATGCTGCCCATGTCTATTGGCACGGCGGCCATAAGCGAGGACTCGGACGAGTATCGTTCGCTGGAGGGCAaggacgatggcgatggcgatgccgatgccgatgattttcccatttccgaGTAG